ggagggggagaggtgctccaggcaccagagcagaaatcccctgcggcctgtggtgaagaccatggtgaagcaggctgtccccctgcagcccatggagtaccacggtggagcaggtggacctgcactgatggaggctgcggcccgtggaagacccctgccggagcagattccgggccggacctgtagcccatggagaggagcccacgcaggagcaggtgacctggcaggagctgctgcccgtgggggatccaggttggagcagtttgctcctgagggatggaccccatggtacggacccatatctggagcagttcttgaagagctgctgcctgtgggcagcccacgccggatcagttcagcaaggactgcatcctgtgggagggaccccacagcacaggggacgagagtgaccgagaaggagcagcagagaagaagcgctatagactgaccataacccccattcccctgcgttgcgcagggggaggaggtggaagagggtggatgggggggaaggtgcttttggtttctttcctttgtttctcgcttctctagcttgttagtattaggcaataaatcttactatctccctatgctgagtctgttttgcccatcacgataattactgtgcgatctcctcgtccttatctcaacccttgagcccttttcatcgtattttctccccgttcctctttcaggagggggagtgagagtgtggttgtggtggagctcggccgcccacccgagtaaaaccaccacacatcTACATCCAAAACAGCATCTTGATGTGTCACTGTAGAGGCACTGCAGATTGTTCGTCACTAGTTCAAGACCAACTTCTGAgcatctccctctgcagcccacTAACATTCCTGCAGTGCAATCTGCAGCATTTAATACAGTCTGGTATTTAAGACACATACACTGCctaagtattttcaaaataagtaaCTTCACCTCCTTGTACTATGTTGACCTGCTGTCTATTCCCAAATCATTTTCTgctctcatttctgtttcacatcACGGTTTATATACCTTCAAATTTCCTCCAGGAATTTGATGCCACATTTATCTGCAGAGCACATGGTGGAGCTGTAGAGCTGTCTAAAAATCATCACTAACAATAAGGAGCTTAGTCGTATTGCTAAAAAGTAGGCAGTGGAATCTATTTCAGAGCGTAAGGATAAGCTGATTGCCTACAACGGCAGGAGACGACTTCCTTCCCCCAGTAACAGTTTCTCAGAGTAGTGTTTAAAGTCATCGGGACTGACTAATGAGACAGTTCTGTAAGACACCAAGCTGACTCAGAACGGATGTTCATACTGTTAGCAACAAATTCCTGGTTGAGAGGGACCATTCGGAGAAATGCAACTGTACAAGCAACAGCTCTACTGCACATTGATGGGCATTCAGCTCGGAAAATGACTGCTCTTATCTCATCTAAAAAACTTGTGTAAAAACAAGCTTGTAACTGACCTTGTCCAGCTCCTTCTGGATCATCCAGCACTTAGCCACTCCTAGCAGCACCTGGATCTGTCCCAGGCGGTTTCCAATCTCTGTCATGATGCTCATGGCAGAATCATACCGAGGAAAGGCTGTCTGCAGAAGCGGGGAGGAAAATGCATGTTGTGCTTTGGCCTGCTTTTTACACCCTCTTGCCATCCCCTATATCCTTCCTGGCAGGAAAGAGCTGTACCTGCACATCTTTGCGACTGAGATGGATatcagcaaagcacagcagacaCAGCGCTTGCAGAGGCCGGTCACCATGCTGAAGGGCAATCTTCATGGACTCCTGAAAGAAACAGTCTTTAGTCAGCAAGAGAGCTTGCTTCTGGTTCAGAacagggctgggctgtgctccAGCCATTGAAGGGTCAGCTCCAGAGAAATGGCacaatgtttttaaaggaactACAGTCGCATTCACACTCCCAACTAGGGGGACATTCATAGGCCCAAACTTGGAGGCACCCAGGGCTACTGAAACCACAACTCTAAGACATGGAGGCAACATCAGTATCTAGTCAGGTGTGAATGCCATTGCATTTCTTCCTCTCAGTCCTGTCCTGCAGGCAAAATACCCTTGCTGAGACCTCTGATGCTCTGCATCTGCCTGCACCCTATACCTCACAGCAGTCCATGGCATCTGCCAAGCGCCCCAGCTTCCGATAGGCCACTGCCATGTGGTACTGGCTCATTGCACGGTACTTCAAGCTCCAGCCTGTCCCGTAATCATTCACCAGCTCCGCTGCTTTACATGGGAAGAATAAAGCTTTCTCATAGTCCTGTAAGGCAGACAAACAGACAGAAGTAGGTACagcaaaagtaaagaaaaaaataaggagaaaaaaaagcaaccatttTTGATTTACTAATGCTGCAACAGCTAGCTGGTTTTTGTACGCCCTtcttcccctgcctgtcctcTTCTACACGCCTGGTTTTCTAAATTGACATGGATATCAAACTGCGGAAGGTGGAATTGCCATATGCTGAATTCATATTACTCCATGTGTTCAGGACACTGGAGAAACGACACAGCAAATGAATTTTATATATTGCACCATCAGCCTTACGCTGCCAGAATCATTTACCATCTTCTATAACTGAAGGGTGAAAACTCTGTTCTTGCATCAGCTCCACTTTCAGCATCTACATGGAGCCCTCATGTTCTCCATATGGCAAGTCAGGATCTCTAAGAGGCTGGTTATTCAGCATTGCaggaaacaggaacaaaaaattCACAGCCCTACCAAACTGACAataactaataaaaaaatattttaagcatctttctgcattaaaaagtttttagaaagaaatcttattttacaATAAGtacataaaactattaaagaTATCTAAACCATTCTCAAATGAGATATATGatgctgcaaaaatgaaaagctttttttttttttattctccaagATGCACAAAGGCAACCTCAACATTTTagtttctgttctctttttatttcataccTCAAAAGTACACAGTATAATATTTGCCTCTTTATTTTTGGCACTATGAGGGAAGTTTAATGAGAGTTTTCAACACTTTAGTTGGTGAGTCTTCCATTAGTGATAAAAAATCAAGACTTTTGTGAAACTATTTGTTGAGTTTGTGATATTAGTTAGAACTAGCAAATCACCCCATCCACAGTTCCTGCCTGGTTTTGTACATATAAATAGCTATTTGCCTGCAATAGTAGTAGAGCTAGAAAGAGAATCCATGAGTTctggctgccagccctgtgcGCAGACAGTGCCTCCTCTGATGTGATCTTCTTTGAAGCTAAGTTTGATCTTTTCAAttcacagctgcttctgctgtgctaTATAAGCATTCCACTAATCCTCCCATCCTTACTGCAAAGGGAAATACTCACTGATGATTTTATAAAGTAGAGATTTTAACTTGAAACGCTCTCCCAGCGCTTCACTTTCTGTAGCAAACGTATAAGCTGAAATTCACACAATTTCCAATTATTTCCATAATGAGTCAACCACCACCCCATCCTCCCATCCCTTAGGTTACTGCACCTTTATCTGGGCATAGAAGTTCCCGAGGCTACAGCAGACTCGACACTCCAGCATCTTGTCATCGTTGTTGTGTGCATAGCGTAAAGCTTTCTCAAAGCACTCCAAAGCCTTCTGGAAAACACTGAGGCCCAGGAATGCATTGCCCATGCTGAGGCTCACCTGGCCATTCAGCTGCAGGCTCACAGTGGTACCCTGCATGTTCAAGCATGTCTTACAGTAAGATATTGTTTTCTGGAATTCACAGAGTTTCTCATTGCTGCGAGCCAGGTTTAGGTAGCCCTCTGTAAGGTAATCTGGGTCTTCCAGCTCCCGTGCTGTGTCAATCTGTACCACTGCAAACTTCAAGTAGAAAAGTCAGTGTTTATAAAAGgcatataatttaaataaatacagctcAAAGACCCACAGAGTAGCATCCTGCACTGGAGAAGTGGCTCATCTCTTGAGCAGCACAGCATGGACTGAGCTGCACTGTATAAACTGAGCAGTTATGCAGAGGTTTACAAGGCATGGGAGCAGTCTGAAGAAACCTCTCTCCACACTGCCTCTTGGACAAGGAAGATGAACTGGAATGGCaataagtggggaaaaaaaaagttaaacgGCCCTGAAGAGAAGCAGGTAAGGCAGAAAACATCTGACAATGCAGcgcatttttctttcacttggtttatttattctgctttctcTGGAATGCTTAAGCTATTAAAGTACTCAAAGAAACTAAGCAAGCTTCTTCATTCATCAGTTTTATACAATCAAATTACGGTCGAGTTGTATTAATCATTTTTGTTCTATAACCCCCAGGATTCATTGTATACAGTTCTCTCAAATGAtttgaagtctttttcttttagacCACAAGCTCTTCTGAGCAGGGACTCTCTTGTATGTTTTGTGATGAAccaagcacactgctggctggAATTAATGCCCGTAGCAAAGGTAAATATTTAGCAATTTTCTCCATATGTGTTTGCATTAGAGATTAGCAGTTAGATTTACAGGTAACTCCCAAAGGCACCAATTGCTTCACTTCTGCACACTGGCAACAGTTGATAATTTAACCCACTAGAATATATTACAtattccacaaaataaaaaacaatcaaattGTTTACGCTTGGGTATGTGTTCACCCCCTCCGTAGCGCTTTAGGAAGGTTGTTGTGTGTATCCAGCAATGTGCACTAGCTTATGCGTTCCTGGATTCCCTTACCTTTGTATCAGTTCTTCATTACTTCCTGATAGTCACAGCCTCATTCCTTGGTGTGAAGTTAATTTCTCTCTCCAAGAGATTGAGCATCATAACTCTTCTTAAATCCCAGTTAATTTCATGTGTTTAATTCACAGAcccccttttttcctgttatttcctCTCCCAGTGATTTATTGCTAAAGTTCTCCATCCTCTATCTTTGATCGTTTGCAGTGTAAAATCTTCAGTTCGACTGaagccattttctttcctaacacTGGGAAGAACTAGAATTCACCTACTCTGatcctgttttctgttctcttctcagGCAAGAAGTTACAGCTCGAGTGTTGTGGGCCCACTCATTTGcctgtttcttgtttctgtgaAGCCTTCAGTATTTTCTCCAGGTAGCCACATCTTACTTTTTCGATTCTCTTTTCTCTAATCAGTCCATTGTTTCTGCCACCACTTAATCCCACATTGCTTCTcagaatttcttgttttttcttcaaatgttttccaagTCTATTAATAcccctctttcttcttcatgcTAAGCATCTGCTTTGTAGATAAGGCTTTGATATGTGCACAGGTTTACTAGTAagaccccccccacacacacacaccttctAAACAGAGCTACCAAAAACTTTTCAATGAGATATGAGCACCCTCTTCACTTTTTATGCTAAATGTTGAATGATTACCAGTCTCTTAAGAGGCAGCCAAAACCATCAGGACAAGAATATCAAAGCCCTTTAGCAAGACCCTATTTCAGGCTGGGATAGTTTCTTAAGACTATTACAACATCCTCTTGTCTTTAGATTCCTGAGTCACTCCCAAACGCTGCCTGCTACTATATGTGCATCCTGTGACTTCTCAGATCCACTTGTCAGCTTCCTTTTGTTCACTTATTCAGAAGCTTTATCCTCATGTTCTTCAAGTGaagcttcagcttctttttgCCAACCTTTCATCAAGCCCTATGTCCTTCTTTCTTCAACGCTATCCTGACAATAGGGCACACCTCTCAGACCCCTCCTGGAACATTTCTCATCACCCTTCACCCCCCCATCAAAAAAAGCATCTCCATTCCCCTCTTAATCAGTCCCCATGCAAAGAGTTACAATAAAAAACAGTGTAAGATCTGTGTCAGATATCAAACAGCAGCTGAACAAGATAACAGACACCTCTTCTCAAGACTGACACTTTTTCTATAGAATCTATTTGGAGATCTCTTTTTACACTAATGCATGCGCTATAAACAGtttttacagtaaaagaaaaataaaggccATGTTTTCATGCCTTTTTGTGAAGCCTGATCATACGGTGTGCCTGTAAATGATGAATAAATCAAGAAAGGTCCCCATGATTATCTGCAGAACCTCATTAATCTGGGAATCCTGAGGGACCAGACCCAATGAAAAGCAGTACTCTGCGTACCTTGTGGGCTGGAGCTATTGGTCAACACAGTGAATAAGGCAGCCCACGATATGCACCCAGTAGCTGGTACATCTGActatatgcaaaataaaagccCTGATTTTACATTCTAATCTCCAGCCACTCTCCATAGTGGATGCGACACAATGGCATGCATTCATCTCCAGTTTGCCTTACCTTCAGCATATCTTTGTATCTGCCCATCTCTGCATGAGCAGTGATGAGGCAACCCAAAACCCGAAACCTGCCAGCAGGATCCGCAGACTTCTCCAAAACCCTCATCCAGACTTGCAGTGCCTTTTCGGTCTGATTAGACTGGTAAAGATGGAGTCCTTTTTCTATCTGTTGCTTTGTCTGGTCCTGACCCATCTCCCATGCATTAAAAAGCCTCATATACTAACCTCTAAGGAGAGCAAAAAGGAAGTACCCGAGAGAGAACACAACATAAAATGCCCTAATACAGGAGGGCGGGTTGTGCACTCAGAAAGCTTGGAGCCATAAAAGCCCAGCCATGTAACGGGGCTGGAGCTATGGTAAGCAATGGCAAGAAGTGGTTGTTCAGCACTGAAGGCAGAATCCCAAATCCATTAGGCAAACGTCTTGCTTGTTAAGACTCTGTCAATGCATTCGGCTGTCCAATCCCataaacaaagaggaaaaacacaacagggagagaaagagaataatCTCAAGCGACGGGAGTGAAACTCAATCTGAGCAGCCACTGCTGGGCCCCCCCATTGGCTACAGCTGCGCCTGCCAGTCTGGCTCACATGGCTCCCAGGAATGCTAGTCAGGCTTCCCAGCTCCCAAGGTCAGGGTGAGCCAACTGCCCACCCCAGCCCGCCAGTATGCGGCTTATAAATACCCCAGGGAGAGACAATCAGCTGAAGTCACAGGCATGTCTCAGTTCTCTTGCCTTTCTCCCTTGCCCTCCTCTTTTGCAAGCACTGGAGGGGCGGGCTAGCCTAGGAGGTAGCAGCCTCATCTAGGAATGTAGCTTTAGTAACAATACGTGTCTGAAGAAGTAGGgtatgattttaaaagtttcagcaTACACATTATGCTTGCAACAATGTGCCTGGTGCTTTGCCAGGCTCAAAATTCTGCCCCCCTCTTGAGGACCTAAGCTGGGAATGGGGACAGTTTCTGCGGCCAAGGGTCAGCTCTGTCACTGATTTGCTGCAAATATGCCACTGACTTGTTAACCTCTCCAGGAGAACAAGAAGCTAACCACACTGAAAAACTGTTCGTGACTGTTACTCACTGCCATCAGATACCTGCAACAGTCCTCCGGGAGTTTTCAATAGAAGTTGTCAAAGGCGCTGTTGAAGTTCTGCTTCCAGAACTTTCTGATCTTTAACAATGACTGATAATAACAACTGAAAGCAATACATTTCTGCATAAGAAAGATGCAAGCACATAAGAAGATTGTCAGCCCAATTATAAGATAGCTTTTAACTCGCCTACACATCTTTGAAAGAGTAAACTTAGACTGGTTACTCTAGGAATCAAGTTTCATACCCCTATTGATCTGGTGCAATTTTAATGGGCTTAGTCTTTGTTATGTATAGATTTACTCTGCCCTTCAGAAGAAGAGATACCTAACTTGGGGATTGGGGAGATGCATCAGAGAagtttaacatttttcagataCAGAAGTCCCAGACACCTGTTTGGGATCCTTTTACAAGCCAAATAGAAGAAATGGCAATTCAAAGTTTTAACAACAGACTCACATGCTGAAGCAGGCATGTCTCCAGCTACCTCCCTGCATCTACATGAATACGGTGCCCCAAGCAAAGGTAATGACTGACGGAATCCCAGTTGGACCATCTTGGTCTGGATCGTGGCTGCCTAAGGAAACACAAACAGCCAAGGGAGCCTTCCTGATACAATATCTTTAAGGAAAGTAGGACACACAATAATAAGGAGTCACAGCCCACAGAGGTTTTACACCATAGCAGTCATCTTCTTGAGAGATTCCATCAACAGCTTTATCCaaaattttctcagaaaagtatttttaaaagtattttaaatggtaGAGGACTCTTGCTACAACCAGGCTGATTCTCTTTTGGGAGGTTTTGATATTTACATTACttaattttgcattgtttttcagGGATGTAATGTGCTTGGTGAAGCTTCAGCATAGACTGTGTGCTCTCAAACTCTAGAAGTAGAAACTATGGAAAAACCTATAGAAGATGGAAGGAAAGTAAAGCTGACACAGAGCTGGCTCATGTGCCAAGATTACTTCAGCAGCACTGTTAGACATCTATTCACCATATATTTTAGGACTTCATTAGAAGTCTGATTTGGAATACAAAAAACCTTCTTTCCATCAGTGATTTTTATATGACCATCTGGAGGTGAGTGGCACGATGGACACATGATACAGAAGGCTGATCCCCATGGAAAGCAGTGATAACGGTGAGGCCATCGGTTTTCGGGACTTGGAGAAACTGAAGTTAAGAGGGCCAGAGACAGGAGACATTGCAGTTGACAGCATGAAAGAATGAAGCCAGGCAGGACTCaagaagagggaaataaaaaagaagtcacAATTCTTTGCTGGAGCAGACCATTTTGTAAAATTACCTTCCACAAGTAGCCTGTCTGTACCTTAACTCATCCTGATGCCTTTGGAACACTTCACTTCATCCATAACGCTGCTCTTATATCCGATGAGGAAAGGTCAAAGTGGAAAGGAGATGCCTTGCAGTCTGCCAAAGCCATTCTAGCAGGTAGATGATCTGTCCTGCATTTTCTTGATTGCACTGTACTTCCTTGCTTTTGAGTTGCTTGCTATTCTCCTCTGAAACGCTGCTTAGTTTCTTAAGAATCCACTCACAACTAGTCTGCCAAGATGAAAATTTAACCTAGTAAATTAAGGGCTAGAACTGTCAAGCTCAAACTGGTcactttcaaaaacagaaacatactCTGATATGGAACACGCCACTTTGAGCCCAATGAGGCTGCCTAAATATGGAGGGGTAAATGGGTAGCATCACCAAGACACTAACTGAGAAATTAACAGCAGTGGTCAGTCTGTGGTTCAAGATTGGTCTAGTTTATAAATGATACAAGTACAGCTTCTACATTAAACGATCAACAGTTTTCCTCGGGAACTACAAATAGGTAAGCCTGTGAGGTGCAAGGAAACGCTAAATCGGGGAATCTCACCTGTCACGCTGTGGAGCTATAGTCATACACACGGTCACTTTCTCAGAGTGACCACACTGAGCTGCTTGTCTCCTTCCCCACTGCTCTTCATAATGTATCCCCTGTGGCTCCTGGCCATATGAAGACAGCAGAACATGGCTGGTAAAGTCAGGAAGATTGGAGCCTGGAGTTAAAACAAGTAGTGAAAGCTGGAGGAGGATGTGAGAGGAAAACAATTTTGCCTAAACATTCAACATCAGGACTTAATCTACAGGTTTGTGTTTTCATGTTGATGAACTTAAGAACCCATGTGAAATGCTagtgattttcagaaattaatacaCTGGCTCTTATTTGTAGTTTAATACATCTAAGTATTGATGGATCTAGTCTCAGTGTCATAAGATATAATGGACGAAGTTGCTAACTGATTGTGTGAGATGACGCTAGCCAACTTCGTTGCACAAGCAGGAATCTTCCATCCCAGCTAAGCAAACCACTTCTCCAATTCAATTGTGTTTCCATCTTTCACCTCAGACATATCTGAGCTGAAATCTCTCCAGCCCCCCTTCTCAACAGCTGCAAATTAAAATGAGTGATCCCAGCACACTATGCAACAGGTGGCTCAGCGCCTTGCTTCACAATTGGTGCACTGCAGAGAACAGAATGCAGCACTGAATCCTGATGCTTGCAAGTGCTCTCAGATTTATTATCATGTAGGAAGTAATGGGGTGAAACAGAGTCTACCAgataacagagaaaaaggacATGGAAGAGGAACATAGCCGACCTGAAAGTGCTTGCAGTCTGAGATggaagtcagaaggaaaagcattaTTGAATTGTAGGATTTTGCCACATTTGTGAAGAGTCATAGCCAATGTGGTACTTTCCCTCTCAGAGGGGCAATATTAACATCAAACTCACTCAAGTTTTTAAGTGAATTATACTCTGACTACAGCAATTATTTATCTTTAGACAactcaaaaaaataatgtattttagttCTAAGAGCAAAGCAGGTTAACTTTAGCGTATCACAAAACCTGAGCTAGTAAGTCTTGAGGTGTTAAAAAACCCCAACAGGTTTTATGAAAATTCCAATCGCTTTGGATTTCTCTGTGTATTATTTCCAGGACCAGGAGCACTGGGAACTGCAGATACCTTCACCTTGCAGAACCAAGATAGGCTCAGCAAGCTGGGTCTTGTTTGGAGTAAGGAGGCAGTGGGAGTGGAAGGTATGGTGCTTGTAGGAGAGGTATGAGTTGATTTCTCCAAGAGTGCTTATCTAATCCCACACACCACCACGCGCCCATGCTGTTCTTATATAGCTCAAGTTTGGCGTTATGCTGAAGTTCATCAGCCCTTGAAACGTAATGAAGCACATTGCATGCACAGGCAAATGGCTACCCAGCACCACTTCTGTGAGGCCGCAGATATATCTACAGGCCACTCCTCAGTGTATCACGTTTGCATTATCCAAGATTTTTAGGACTTGACTAGAAAATGATACAAATTGAGGctacacaaacaaaacctttatcATTTATACTCAAGGTAGCTGATCTACATGGAAGGCTATTTTGTGCATCTAGAATAGGTAACATTGGACCATGAAAATTTTTGTAGCTCACGGCTACAAAACTGGAAGACAGTTCTCTCATCTCTCTTCAGCTTCCCACACCTGTACCCAAAAAGAACCTCAAGTTCAAGACACAAACACAACACACAAGGACTCTTCTCAAACAGTTTAATAGCAAATAAACAAAGGAAGGTACCACACTTGGCATATACAAAATGACTTGTTGTCGGTGTGTCTGTGCAATTAAAACAGCTTTAAGTTGCCCTTtgggacaaaaagaaaaaaaaacacacacacaaaaggaagaaaattcctTTAACACATACTCGCTCGTTCCAAACTTGTaacaaatcttttcattttaaatccaCTACACAAACTCTGCGATCAGATCAGAAAAGCAACATGTGCTCCTCTACTTTTGAAACCATTAAAGTAAAATCCGTAATTCTCTACAGAGTACAACACAATTTCacacaaaaagacattttgttttgcaaatcaaaacaagaaaaaaggaacagctcAAACAAggtaaagaaaagcatttctacGACTGAACCACGACTTCGAGTTGATTAAATTCCGTTACTGCAGAACAGACTCTACATTTGGTCATAGTGgcaatttgttttctcatcACATTGTGAATCACTTTACATTGTTTTCTagtagaaaaggcaaaaaactgTACAAAACCCCTAGTGTTAAATACAATGTTTGTACCAATAAAAAAGCCCACAGGTTTGTCtccaaaatgtaaattttctttttaaattattcacaaaaagcagccaaaaatcagaaaggcagctgctgctccactgTCTCAAATCCattaaaaccaccacagaacaattaaaacaaccaaaggaagaaaaggaaataagaaaggaaagaaacatccAACGTTTggcattttggttttcttcGGATATTTTTCCACAGGTTTCCCCAGAGTTCCTTATGGAACCAAATGCGCACGTACAGAAACGTATTGGCAGTTACTCAATACACTGCAGGGTATCAGTGCCCCCCAGTGACACCCAGCCCTGTGCAATCAGACTGTGGGAATGACAGCAGCCAGCCCACAACCCTACCTCCAAAATAAACAAGCCTCTATCCTTTTCTCACCCAGCCTCACACTTCACTCCCAGGTATATGTACCATATCCAAAAATTGTTCTGTCTCAAGCAGATTAGGGACTTTCTACGCAAATCTAACCAGTATCTATTGAGAATATAGAGTACCCTCAGCCAACTCAGGAGTAGGGTAGGAGGATAAATCCTTTCGCATCTTCATTATCCCAAACACTGGACAAAAGTAAGATTTCTATACAATCAAACACAATTCATTTTCTCAGCAAACCCCTTTCTCCTGGGATTTCACTTCACGTTATTTTATACTGTTAAGATACCTAAACTAGCTCACTTTGCCTTCCAACTGAAACTTCATCACAGCGCACACTCTTCAGGTGCCTTCATCTAGAAGCTACGTCCCAGTTTCTACCTGTGCAGATCGTATGTAGGGTAGGGGGAAGCCTGCCACACAAAATGCAGTAACCTGTTCTCTTTCATCCTGCAAGCTAGAAAAAACTGCTTAGCTCATTACCcaattaaaaactaaacaaaaactaaaaaatctCCGTAGAGATTCCCCAGCTAAGGCCCTTGag
This Cygnus atratus isolate AKBS03 ecotype Queensland, Australia chromosome 5, CAtr_DNAZoo_HiC_assembly, whole genome shotgun sequence DNA region includes the following protein-coding sequences:
- the RAPSN gene encoding 43 kDa receptor-associated protein of the synapse isoform X3, translated to MGQDQTKQQIEKGLHLYQSNQTEKALQVWMRVLEKSADPAGRFRVLGCLITAHAEMGRYKDMLKFAVVQIDTARELEDPDYLTEGYLNLARSNEKLCEFQKTISYCKTCLNMQGTTVSLQLNGQDYEKALFFPCKAAELVNDYGTGWSLKYRAMSQYHMAVAYRKLGRLADAMDCCEESMKIALQHGDRPLQALCLLCFADIHLSRKDVQTAFPRYDSAMSIMTEIGNRLGQIQVLLGVAKCWMIQKELDKALESIEKAQELAEGLGNKLGLLKLHCLCERIYRTKGQQRELRDHVVKFHECVEEMELYCGMCGESIGEKNNQLQALPCSHFFHLKCLQTNGTRGCPNCRRLSVKPGYV
- the RAPSN gene encoding 43 kDa receptor-associated protein of the synapse isoform X4; translated protein: MGQDQTKQQIEKGLHLYQSNQTEKALQVWMRVLEKSADPAGRFRVLGCLITAHAEMGRYKDMLKFAVVQIDTARELEDPDYLTEGYLNLARSNEKLCEFQKTISYCKTCLNMQGTTVSLQLNGQVSLSMGNAFLGLSVFQKALECFEKALRYAHNNDDKMLECRVCCSLGNFYAQIKDYEKALFFPCKAAELVNDYGTGWSLKYRAMSQYHMAVAYRKLGRLADAMDCCEESMKIALQHGDRPLQALCLLCFADIHLSRKDVQLGLLKLHCLCERIYRTKGQQRELRDHVVKFHECVEEMELYCGMCGESIGEKNNQLQALPCSHFFHLKCLQTNGTRGCPNCRRLSVKPGYV
- the RAPSN gene encoding 43 kDa receptor-associated protein of the synapse isoform X2 gives rise to the protein MGQDQTKQQIEKGLHLYQSNQTEKALQVWMRVLEKSADPAGRFRVLGCLITAHAEMGRYKDMLKGTTVSLQLNGQVSLSMGNAFLGLSVFQKALECFEKALRYAHNNDDKMLECRVCCSLGNFYAQIKDYEKALFFPCKAAELVNDYGTGWSLKYRAMSQYHMAVAYRKLGRLADAMDCCEESMKIALQHGDRPLQALCLLCFADIHLSRKDVQTAFPRYDSAMSIMTEIGNRLGQIQVLLGVAKCWMIQKELDKALESIEKAQELAEGLGNKLGLLKLHCLCERIYRTKGQQRELRDHVVKFHECVEEMELYCGMCGESIGEKNNQLQALPCSHFFHLKCLQTNGTRGCPNCRRLSVKPGYV
- the RAPSN gene encoding 43 kDa receptor-associated protein of the synapse isoform X1 — its product is MGQDQTKQQIEKGLHLYQSNQTEKALQVWMRVLEKSADPAGRFRVLGCLITAHAEMGRYKDMLKFAVVQIDTARELEDPDYLTEGYLNLARSNEKLCEFQKTISYCKTCLNMQGTTVSLQLNGQVSLSMGNAFLGLSVFQKALECFEKALRYAHNNDDKMLECRVCCSLGNFYAQIKDYEKALFFPCKAAELVNDYGTGWSLKYRAMSQYHMAVAYRKLGRLADAMDCCEESMKIALQHGDRPLQALCLLCFADIHLSRKDVQTAFPRYDSAMSIMTEIGNRLGQIQVLLGVAKCWMIQKELDKALESIEKAQELAEGLGNKLGLLKLHCLCERIYRTKGQQRELRDHVVKFHECVEEMELYCGMCGESIGEKNNQLQALPCSHFFHLKCLQTNGTRGCPNCRRLSVKPGYV